A genomic segment from Aegilops tauschii subsp. strangulata cultivar AL8/78 chromosome 1, Aet v6.0, whole genome shotgun sequence encodes:
- the LOC109731936 gene encoding uncharacterized protein gives MSDVPASPPGGGGSGDGGDFGSVREQDRFLPIANIGSIMKKAILANGKIAKDAKETLRECVSEFIASSPARRETSARGRSARPSTSTTCSGRWPRSALRSTLSPSICRSTERLLTLVWPRSSTKTTQPCVYAGDGDFREEEGCSQEDGRKKQADSIRSSRCWPFMFLCEHQDKEVGRSIVLAHWS, from the exons ATGTCGGACGTGCCGGCAAGCCCGCCGGGCGGCGGTGGAAGCGGCGACGGCGGTGACTTCGGCAGCGTCAGGGAGCAGGACAGGTTCCTACCCATCGCCAACATCGGCAGCATCATGAAGAAGGCCATCCTGGCCAACGGCAAGATCGCCAAGGACGCCAAGGAGACCTTGCGGGAGTGCGTCTCGGAGTTCATTGCTTCATCGCCAGCGA GGCGAGAGACAAGTGCCAGAGGGAGAAGCGCAAGACCATCAACGTCGACGACCTGCTCTGGGCGATGGCCACGCTCGGCTTTGAGGAGTACATTGAGCCCCTCTATCTGCAGAAGTACAGAGAG GTTGCTGACTTTGGTCTGGCCAAGATCCAGCACGAAGACGACACAACCATGTGTCTATGCTGGTGATGGGGACTTTCGG GAAGAAGAAGGCTGTTCACAAGAAGATGGCAGGAAGAAGCAGGCTGATTCGATTCGATCCTCAAG ATGCTGGCCTTTCATGTTTCTTTGCGAGCATCAGGACAAAGAAGTTGGAAGAAGCATAGTTCTAGCTCATTGGAGCTAG